From one Esox lucius isolate fEsoLuc1 chromosome 11, fEsoLuc1.pri, whole genome shotgun sequence genomic stretch:
- the LOC105007854 gene encoding NLR family CARD domain-containing protein 3-like, with the protein MSLSGERKKRVAASKQISLGRERVEDTASKMSIFGEHDTIAKRVKRQKRPASTVSSCVSEMSDRSMEPPMKFRKGVSGDHKKRPASPVPSCLSMKSDRSMNNPMEFREGDFSTKQRNLQERSESEILSGQSVQSHQTDLSSIFSLLEKNIMLFVKKELKRFKTRLSSDLPEVFESQQEDEEGVDPEEEKQESSAKEGVLKITLHVLRNMNQKEIADLLEKSQLAVICCEHKSNLKKKFQCLFEGIANQGNRTLLNEIYTELYITEGGSGEVNCEHEVRQIETTTKKQSRPETAIKCNDIFKPTPGQDKPIRTVLTKGVAGIGKTVSVQKFILDWAEGKANQDVQFVFSLPFRELNLMKGEKLSLVQLINHFSIETKKARISNYNTYKVVFIFDGLDECRLHLDFKNNKSCCDVTESTSVDVLLTNLIKGNLLPSALLWITTRPAAANQIPSGCVDQVTEVRGFNDPQKEEYFRKRFNDEDLARKIISHTKTSRSLHIMCHIPVFCWITATVLEYMLTTDVTVELPKTLTDMYSHFLVFQSKHRNVKYDGKKETDPHWSKENILALGKLAFQQLQKGNLIFYEEDLKECSIDINEASVYSGVCTQIFKEECGLNQDKVYCFVHLSIQEFLAAVYLFHSIINNNENIMEERQSTVRKVSRKSSSKSEVTLYKTAVDKALRSKTGHLDLFLRFLLGLSLESNQKHLQGLLTKTRSSSQSHEETVKYIKEKITKNPSSERCINLFHCLNELNDHTLVEEIQRYLSSGSLSREELSPAQWSALAFVLLTSEEEIDVFDLKKYSTSEEGLLGLLPVIKTCRTALLSSCGITKKGCASLVSALKSNPSQLKELDLSNNDLKDTGVEQLSAWLKDPQCRLETLRLSGCLVTEEGFASLVSALNGADSGADSGEDSDGWWLIVVRIVVRIVVRIVVRIVMRIVVRIVADSVVRIVADSDGWWWIVMQIVYIMVCDCVCLFVCKTSCVSLNVSLLLYVFHSMDHGGEWRLKSGLKKWCCNLTLDLNTVNRDLCLSEEDRKVTYGEEKQPYPDNPERFDYWPQVLCREGLSGRCYWEVEWSRGGTGIGVTYKGINRRGQGDDCCLGYNERSWRLDCDGNNYYAWHNNKRSVLPDTSSGSHRVGVYLDWPAGTLSFYRVSSDTLTHLYTFNSTFTEALYPGFWVYYYDSSVSLCQMIPVSNTT; encoded by the exons AAACCTACAGGAGAGATCAGAGTCAGAGATTCTCAGTGGTCAATCTGTCCAGAGTCATCAAACAGACCTGTCCTCTATATTCAGT TTACTTGAAAAGAATATCATGCTATTTGTGAAGAAAGAGTTAAAGAGGTTCAAGACAAGGCTGAGTTCAGATCTCCCAGAAGTCTTTGAGAGTCAGCAGGAGGATGAAGAAGGTGTGGACCCTGAAGAAGAGAAGCAGGAGAGCAGTGCTAAAGAGGGGGTTCTGAAGATCACCCTGCATGTCCTACGGAACATGAACCAGAAAGAGATTGCTGACCTACTGGAGAAAA GTCAGCTTGCTGTGATTTGTTGTGAACACAAATCTAACCTGAAGAAGAAGTTTCAGtgcttatttgagggtattgcTAACCAAGGGAACAGAACACTTCTGAATGagatctacacagagctctacatcacagagggtggaagtggaGAAGTCAATTGtgaacatgaggtgagacagattgagacaacAACTAAGAAACAATCAAGACCTGAGACggcaatcaaatgtaatgacatcttcaaacccacacctggacaagacaaacctATCAGAACTGTGCTGACAAAGGGTGTTgctggaattggaaaaacagtCTCTGTCCAGAAGTTCATTCTGGATTGGGCTGAAGGAAAAGCAAATCAGgatgtccaatttgtattttcacTCCCTTTTCGGGAGCTGAATTTGATGAAAGGGGAAAAACTCAGTTTGGTTCAACTCATCAATCATTTCTCAATTGAAACCAAAAAAGCAAGAATCTCTAACTACAACACATACAAAGTTGtgttcatctttgatggtctggatgagtgccgACTGCACCTTGACTTCAagaacaacaagagctgttgtgatgtgacagagtcaacctcagtggatgtgctgctgacaaacctcatcaagggaaatctgcttccctctgctctcctctggataactaccagacctgcagcagccaatcagatcccttcagGGTGTGTTGACCAGGTGACCgaggtgagagggttcaatgaccctcagaaagaggagtacttcaggaagagattcaATGATGAGGACTTGGCCAGAAAAATaatctcacacacaaaaacatcaaggagcctccacatcatgtgtcacataccgGTCTTCTGTTGGATCACTGCTACAGTCCTTGAGTACATGTTGACTACAGATGTTACAGTAGAGCTACCCAAGAccctaacagacatgtactcacactTCCTGGTGTTTCAGTCCAAACACAGGAATGTAAAGTATGatgggaaaaaagagacagatccACACTGGAGTAAAGAGAACATTCTGGCACTGGGAAAACTGGCTTTCCAACAACTACAGAAAGGCAATCTGATCttctatgaagaagacctgaaagagtgcagcattgatatcaatgaagcatcagtttactcaggagtctgtacacagatctttaaagaggaatgtgggCTGAACCAGGACAAGGTGTACTGCTTTGTGCATCTGAGtattcaggagtttctagctGCTGTATATTTGTTTCACTCAATCATCAACAATAATGAGAATATAATGGAGGAACGACAATCAACCGTCAGGAAAGTTTCCAGAAAGTCCAGCTCCAAGTCTGAAGTCACATTGTACAAGACTGCTGTGGATAAAGCCTTGCGGAGTAAgactggacacctggaccttttcctccgcttccttctgggtctctcactggagtcaaatCAGAAGCATTTACAAGGTCTACTGACAAAGACCAGAAGCAGCTCACAGAGCCATGAAGAAACAGTGAAGTACATCAAGGAGAAGATCACAAAGAATCCCTCTTCAGAGAGGTGCATCAATCTtttccactgtctgaatgaactgaatgaccatactctagtggaggagatccaaagatacctgagttcaggaagtctctccagagaagaactgtcacctgcccagtggtcagctctggcctttgtgttactgacttcagaagaggagattgatgtgtttgacctgaagaaatactcCACATCAGAGGAAGGTCTTCTGGGGTTGCTGCCAGTGATCAAAACTTGCAGAACTGCTCT actgtcaaGTTGTGGAATCACAAagaaaggctgtgcttctctggtctcagctctgaagtcaaacccctcacagctgaaagaactggatctgagtaacaatgacctgaaggatactGGAGTAGAGCAGCTCTCTGCTTGGCTGAAGGATCcgcaatgtagactggagactctgag gctgtcaggctgtctggtcacagaggaaggcttcgcttctctggtctcagctttGAA TGGTGCGGATAGTGGTGCGGATAGTGGTGAGGATAGTGACGGATGGTGGCTGATAGTGGTGCGGATAGTGGTGAGGATAGTGGTGCGGATAGTGGTGCGGATAGTGATGCGGATAGTGGTGCGGATAGTGGCGGATAGTG TGGTGCGGATAGTGGCGGATAGTGACGGATGGTGGTGGATAGTGATGCAGATAGTG TACATTAtggtgtgtgattgtgtgtgtctgtttgtgtgtaagacAAGTTGTGTATCACTGAATGTCAGTCTGCTCCTCTACGtcttccacagtatggatcatggtggagagtggaggttgaaatcaggactgaagaaat gGTGCTGTAATCTCACACTGGAcctaaacacagtaaacagagacctctgtctgtctgaggagGACAGAAAGGTGACATATGGGGAAGAGAAGCAGCCGTATCCTGATaacccagagagatttgactACTGGCctcaggtgttgtgtagagagggtctgtctggacgctgttactgggaggtagagtggagtcgAGGAGGGACTGGgataggagtgacatataaaggaatcaacaggagaggaCAAGGTGATGACTGCTGTCTTGGATACAATGAGAGGTCCTGGAGACTGGATTGTGATGGTAACAATTACTATGCCTGGCACAATAACAAGAGATCTGTCCTACCTGATACCTCCTCAGgctcccacagagtaggagtgtatctggactggccagccggcactctgtccttctacagggtctcctctgacacactgacccacctgtacacattcaacagcACATTCACTGAGGCCCTTTATCCAGGGTTTTGGGTTTATTATTatgactcctcagtgtctctgtgtcagatgatccctgtgtcaaacacaacatga